The sequence TGCTCTTAGATACTGGTATGTTGGCCTGTAAACCCTCAAATGTTCCCATGGACCAATCTGTCAAATTGAGTAGTGCAAATGGTGATGATGTTCTAGATGCTGCTCTATTTAGGAGAATGGTAGGGAAACCCTTGTTTTTGACATTGACAAGGCTTGATATTAGCTATGTTGTCCACAAGCTAAGTCAATTTATGAAAGCACCTAAGATGCCTCATCTTCAAGCAGTTTATAAGGTTCTCAAATACCTAAAGATAACACCTGGCCAAGGTTATTCTTGTTTACACATTCTGAGTTACAGCTGAAGAGCTATTGTGATGCAGATTGGGCTACCTGTGTGGATACTAGAAGGTCTATTTCTGGATTCTGTGTGTTCTTAGGAGAATCCTTAATTTCTTGGAAGTGCAAGAAACAGCAAGTGGTTTCAAGGTTTTCTGCAGAATCTGAATATAGGGCTATGGCTACTGTGACCAGTGAGAGAGTATGGTTAATTGCTCTACTTAAAACTTTTGGTTACACACACAAACATCCAGTTTTCTTATACTATGATTGTAAAGCTACATTGTACATTGCTGCCAACCCTGTGTTTCATGAAAGGACCAAACATATCGAAATTGATTGTCACTTTATAAGGGAAAAGATAGAAGATGGAGTAATCAAGACTTTTCATGTTCCCACAAGGCATCAATTAGCAGATTTATTCATAAAGCCTCTCAGCCAAAAGCAATTTCTATACCTCTTGTCCAAGATAAACTTGATTAACATCTATTGttcatcttgagggggagtgttagagTCTGTATAGAGTTTGTATATGTGGCTATGCTACAGGTCATTTATGTACATATTAGGATAAGCTACAAGTAGTTTAGCTAGTCAATTAGTTGTTGAAGACAGCTGTCAGGTTGTTAGGTTAGTTAGAACTTTTCCTGCCTATCTCTGTGTATATAAAAGGGGCTGCACTATATTATTGTATATGCATTCTCattcaatatatatttcattcattcaatctctctcactctctctctcactttaaaCTATAATTTCACTCCACAATTGTTGAAGTTGtgttctaacatggtatcaaagcagaaCTAATTTAGAGAATCTTCAATTTGGTATTCTTTGAGATTCTTAGTTCAAttactctgtttttcttgcTTAGTGCTTTCTCGTGAATCAAGTAGAAATTTTCGATTGTATTTCTCTTGTTTCTGCACTGAGTTTTGAATTCTAAATCTTGATTTCTTTCTGCATACAATAGCAATTGAATTCTTGATTTAGGCTTTTCATTCAGTTTCTAGTTTGAAATTAGAGCTTGAATTAGTTCTTGTTTCTCTGTTTGATCAACAAGTTCCTAAGTTGATTCTTTGTACTCAATAGTTTGGTTTCTGAAAGCAATTCTTGATTGTTTTCTCATTGATCCGTGGTTGGGTTTGTGTATCTTGTTCCTAAAGgggcatttttttaaaaatttattttatgtgaaaaattattaatttcttcCAATATCCCAATGGTAATACTCGCTAAACATTTCTTTGCAAACCCATCCATTTGTGTTTAGCAAAGTCATCaatttgatatatgtgtgttttTAACAATTTTAGCCTCAATTAAATTGATTCCTTTATATTAATACCACTATGAGataatgccaaaatcatgtaaTACTAACCATGTTATTGGCATGTTAAATGAGTTTCATACAAAATATGGCTACATTGCtatgatgattttttatatgcatagagtattttaaatataattttttttaaaaaaattgtaaattctAAATGGTGTTGTTTCTTTCAAATGccttatttaaatttcaaacaaattcattttaaatCTCACTCAAATTGGCAGTCCTCAATAATAAGGCACATTTTAGGATCAATTCAACACGTTTTGGAACCTAAAACGACAATTGTTAGTGGGACATTctcttattttaaatattaactaaataatatttacattttgattttttttttcattaaaattctatttttcttgctttttgagacACAAGATTAgtattgattattattatttttaaaaagttttgctCAGATTTCCTTTTAGTAATATTGTTAATttacttaatctttcttgtgatATTGTCAATCTTAAGtaggattttatcaattttaattttggattgCTTCTTTTTGTATACGCAAATGTTAATGTATTGttagttaatattttataagcAATATGTGCATTAGAAAAAAATCTAACATTTTTACATTACTTAATATGCTAATTGGACTATTTTTTATCCATTtacaaaatgtattttaaaattttaattataaaaataaatgtaaacaaTTTACTATAAGAGTAAATATTATGTTTGAGAAGGTCACCGTCACTCTTAGTAATATTGAACTTTAAGTGCTAAACAATAGATTTCAGTAATGAATTTATCCGTAAAACTATTAATTATAAtgttaattttgataaagaGTAAAATTTTTGGGAGATTGAAAATTATGACACTCTTAAACCACCCCAAACATAGTAAACTGTATTAATAGAATGAACAAACAttgaaaaagaatataatatttttaaaaataatttttattcattaaatttttaggCCTTAATTAAATTTACATTATAAGATCAATAGACAAGACATTCTATTCGGCaataaaag is a genomic window of Quercus lobata isolate SW786 chromosome 2, ValleyOak3.0 Primary Assembly, whole genome shotgun sequence containing:
- the LOC115959994 gene encoding uncharacterized protein LOC115959994, which encodes MKGSIIILLVYVDGILIASNNVDAVNEFKPFLDNKFKLKDLGTLKYFLGLEVARTIEGFSLCQRKFILELLLDTGMLACKPSNVPMDQSVKLSSANGDDVLDAALFRRMVGKPLFLTLTRLDISYVVHKLSQFMKAPKMPHLQAVYKVLKYLKITPGQDWATCVDTRRSISGFCVFLGESLISWKCKKQQVVSRFSAESEYRAMATVTMLSRESSRNFRLYFSCFCTEF